A stretch of the Aminipila terrae genome encodes the following:
- a CDS encoding sigma-54-dependent transcriptional regulator, whose protein sequence is MAGRLRLLLVDDEEEYRNLLQIILERSGYTTDTAENGKLAIQMLSEYDYDVVLTDMRMNGIDGLQLLDYIGNLHKDIKCIVITAYASVENAVEAMKKGAFSYFIKSNDPQELVLNLHNLEKMKNLSDQNTMLKNSLTKDNFMESQSPEFQKVLDYAFKVAKTNANVLILGESGVGKEVLARYIHKCSERRDEIFMPVNCHSFSDALLEAELYGYEKGSFTGAQEKRIGRFEASDKGTLFLDEIGEIPLLNQSKILRNIEHKEIERIGSNKSFKIDFRLICATNKNLDAEIKNKNFREDLYYRISTFIIEIPPLRERKEDLRAMISYFTEKACAELKKRVISFDDPLMDVLLNYDYPGNVRELKNIIERMVVLAEKEKFTLQDFSQYDIFSSSLFIAGSESLRDVREKAERYHIMRMLEKNQYNIEQTALVLQITSRQLYNKMHQYNIRFSKTNS, encoded by the coding sequence ATGGCAGGAAGATTAAGATTATTATTGGTGGATGATGAAGAAGAATATCGAAATTTACTTCAAATTATTTTAGAACGATCCGGATATACAACGGATACTGCGGAAAATGGAAAACTGGCTATACAAATGCTTTCGGAATATGATTATGATGTTGTCTTAACAGATATGAGAATGAATGGTATAGATGGGTTACAGCTGCTTGATTATATAGGAAATTTGCATAAAGATATAAAATGTATCGTCATTACAGCTTATGCTAGTGTTGAAAATGCAGTAGAAGCTATGAAAAAAGGGGCATTTTCTTACTTTATCAAGAGCAATGATCCTCAGGAACTGGTTCTAAATCTTCATAACTTAGAAAAAATGAAGAATTTAAGCGATCAGAATACCATGTTAAAGAATTCCCTGACCAAAGATAATTTCATGGAATCACAAAGCCCAGAATTCCAAAAGGTTCTTGATTATGCCTTTAAGGTGGCTAAAACTAATGCAAATGTATTGATTTTAGGTGAGTCAGGGGTTGGAAAGGAAGTGCTGGCCCGTTATATTCATAAGTGCAGTGAACGACGGGATGAAATATTCATGCCTGTTAATTGTCATTCATTTTCAGATGCTTTATTAGAGGCGGAATTGTATGGATATGAGAAAGGTTCTTTTACCGGAGCTCAGGAAAAACGAATCGGTAGATTTGAGGCATCAGATAAGGGTACTCTTTTCTTAGACGAAATCGGAGAAATCCCTCTATTAAATCAATCTAAAATATTAAGAAATATTGAACACAAAGAGATAGAAAGAATTGGAAGTAACAAATCCTTCAAAATAGACTTTCGTTTAATTTGTGCTACGAATAAAAATCTGGATGCAGAAATAAAAAATAAAAATTTCAGAGAAGATCTGTATTATAGAATCAGTACATTTATTATTGAAATTCCACCTTTAAGAGAAAGAAAAGAAGATTTGAGGGCAATGATTTCTTATTTTACAGAAAAGGCCTGTGCTGAACTAAAGAAACGTGTCATATCTTTTGATGATCCCCTTATGGATGTTCTATTGAATTATGATTATCCAGGAAATGTGAGAGAATTAAAAAATATTATTGAACGTATGGTGGTGCTAGCGGAAAAAGAAAAGTTTACATTACAGGATTTCAGTCAATATGATATTTTTTCCAGCTCACTGTTTATTGCAGGGAGTGAATCCTTGAGAGATGTTCGAGAAAAGGCTGAACGTTATCACATTATGAGAATGTTGGAAAAAAATCAATATAATATTGAACAAACTGCATTGGTTCTGCAGATTACATCCAGACAACTTTATAACAAAATGCATCAATATAATATAAGGTTTAGTAAAACCAATTCATAA
- a CDS encoding methyl-accepting chemotaxis protein, giving the protein MLKNLEIGKKLFVLVLSLLICLSVVGGSSIVFMKQINQASTEITKSWLPSVIAAEELNTCTSDYRRYEINHIVSQDSATMKEYEDKLTSKQKEIDDKFNAYEALVTDDTDRKLMDNAKTAWDKYLKLSDEVIGFSQENQKEQALTILRGDSKTLFDEVSETCIKIVDYNKSGAEKASNYGDSLFSFSIISIIIISLVAIILSILLSAYIVKLIVKPINEINIAARKIVEGDLESSVVYDSNDEVGMMAKAFSSMSSNLKNMIEDIKYLLGSMAAGNFTVDSECSELYVGGYENILIAMNHLKENLSDTLVQIEYAASQVETGSDQVSDGAQALSQGSVEQASSIEELSATISEALVHIKANAKNAQEASQLVIQSGNGVKESNKTMQEMIVAMDALESSSTEIEKIIKTIEDIAFQTNILALNAAVEAARAGNAGKGFAVVADEVRNLAQKSADAANTTTRHIESVLDAIQNSIKIANDTAASLETVVQDTGVVADQIHDIASASEQQADTISQITIGVDQISSVVQTNSATAEESAAASEELNGQAHLLKNLISKFQLSDN; this is encoded by the coding sequence ATGTTAAAAAACTTGGAAATCGGTAAAAAATTATTTGTTCTTGTACTAAGCTTATTAATCTGCTTGTCAGTTGTGGGTGGATCATCGATTGTATTCATGAAACAGATTAACCAAGCCAGTACCGAGATTACAAAAAGCTGGTTACCCTCGGTTATTGCAGCAGAGGAATTAAATACTTGTACTTCTGATTACAGAAGATATGAAATAAACCATATTGTATCACAAGATAGTGCCACAATGAAAGAGTATGAGGATAAGCTCACCAGCAAGCAGAAAGAAATTGATGATAAATTTAATGCATATGAAGCTTTAGTCACAGATGACACAGATAGAAAGTTGATGGACAATGCCAAAACTGCCTGGGATAAGTATCTGAAACTTAGCGATGAAGTCATCGGGTTCAGTCAGGAAAATCAGAAGGAACAGGCACTGACTATTCTAAGAGGGGATTCTAAAACCTTATTTGATGAAGTGTCCGAAACCTGTATAAAAATAGTTGATTATAACAAATCTGGTGCAGAAAAGGCCAGTAACTATGGAGATTCATTGTTTAGTTTTTCTATTATCAGTATTATAATCATATCCCTGGTCGCAATAATCCTGTCAATCTTATTATCTGCATATATCGTTAAGCTGATAGTTAAACCGATTAATGAAATTAACATTGCTGCAAGAAAAATCGTTGAAGGGGATCTGGAATCATCAGTGGTTTACGATTCTAATGATGAAGTGGGAATGATGGCAAAGGCATTTTCATCAATGAGCTCTAATCTTAAGAACATGATAGAGGATATTAAGTATCTTCTTGGTTCCATGGCGGCAGGTAATTTCACAGTAGATTCTGAGTGCTCTGAGCTTTATGTAGGTGGGTACGAAAATATTTTAATTGCCATGAATCACCTTAAGGAAAATCTTAGTGATACTCTTGTTCAAATTGAGTATGCAGCAAGTCAGGTTGAAACAGGTTCTGATCAGGTTTCAGATGGGGCACAGGCTCTTTCACAGGGATCTGTAGAGCAGGCGTCTTCCATTGAAGAATTATCTGCAACAATTAGCGAAGCACTGGTACATATAAAGGCTAATGCCAAGAATGCGCAGGAAGCCAGTCAGCTGGTTATACAATCAGGAAATGGCGTTAAAGAAAGCAATAAGACCATGCAGGAAATGATAGTTGCAATGGATGCGCTGGAGAGCAGTTCAACTGAGATTGAAAAAATAATAAAGACCATTGAAGATATTGCATTCCAGACAAATATTCTGGCTTTAAATGCAGCAGTGGAAGCTGCAAGAGCAGGAAATGCGGGAAAAGGGTTTGCAGTTGTGGCTGATGAAGTCAGAAATCTGGCGCAAAAATCCGCAGATGCTGCAAATACTACAACCAGACACATCGAAAGCGTACTGGATGCCATTCAGAATAGTATAAAAATCGCAAATGATACAGCTGCTTCTCTGGAAACCGTTGTTCAGGATACAGGAGTGGTAGCTGATCAGATTCATGATATAGCAAGTGCTTCGGAACAGCAGGCGGATACCATTTCACAGATAACAATTGGTGTTGACCAGATATCCAGTGTAGTACAGACTAATTCTGCTACAGCAGAAGAAAGCGCTGCTGCATCGGAAGAACTGAACGGACAGGCTCATTTATTGAAAAATCTGATTAGCAAATTCCAACTAAGTGATAATTAA
- a CDS encoding amino acid permease → MSSEKNEKSEVLQGELNRSLKLRHMNMIAIGGAIGTGLFLASGYTINTAGPGGALLAYGVMGIMVYFLMTSLGEMATYMPVSGSFETYCNKFVDPALGFSVGWLYWLNWALTLSVEMVAAEIIMKYWFPDVPGWIWVITFTAILSILNAISVKGFGETEFWFASIKVAAIIIFLIVGALMILGVIGGHGAYGVANFKDAFPNGSWAVAVAMFSAAFSFTGTECIGMAAGESEDPETNVPKAINTVFWRILIFYIGAIFVIGCIIPWQSASVDTSPFTLVYEASNIPVFSKVAATIMNIVVLTSVLSCANSGLYVGSRMLWSMARENKAPAFLGKVTKNRVPVNALVFTIIFGLLALTTQLWAASTVYVALFAAVGVSTLIGWLGISISHIRFRKWYLLKGYKLEDLKYKALFYPFGPIISLVLCIIVIVGQASDPTAALSLIYGIPVFIILYVFYKVKYKSKLVNLEEVDIDHLKHKE, encoded by the coding sequence ATGAGTAGTGAAAAAAATGAAAAGTCTGAAGTACTTCAAGGAGAATTAAACCGCTCACTGAAATTAAGACACATGAATATGATTGCTATCGGAGGTGCTATAGGAACAGGACTTTTTCTTGCATCTGGATATACAATCAATACAGCGGGGCCAGGAGGGGCGCTGCTTGCGTATGGTGTAATGGGAATCATGGTTTACTTTCTTATGACCAGTTTAGGAGAGATGGCAACTTATATGCCGGTTTCCGGGTCTTTTGAAACTTATTGCAATAAATTTGTGGATCCCGCTCTTGGATTTTCTGTAGGTTGGCTGTACTGGCTGAACTGGGCTCTGACACTTTCTGTTGAAATGGTAGCTGCTGAAATCATTATGAAATATTGGTTCCCTGATGTTCCAGGATGGATATGGGTCATTACATTCACAGCGATTTTAAGCATTCTTAATGCAATTTCTGTGAAGGGATTTGGCGAAACAGAATTTTGGTTTGCAAGTATCAAAGTTGCTGCTATTATCATTTTCTTAATTGTAGGTGCCTTAATGATCCTGGGAGTTATAGGAGGACATGGAGCTTATGGTGTGGCTAATTTTAAAGATGCATTTCCAAATGGATCATGGGCAGTAGCTGTTGCAATGTTTTCTGCTGCATTTTCTTTTACTGGAACAGAGTGTATTGGAATGGCTGCAGGAGAATCTGAAGATCCGGAAACCAATGTTCCTAAAGCAATTAATACTGTATTCTGGAGAATTCTGATTTTTTATATCGGAGCGATTTTTGTTATCGGCTGTATTATTCCATGGCAGAGTGCAAGTGTTGATACCAGCCCTTTTACCCTTGTGTATGAAGCCAGCAATATTCCGGTTTTCTCAAAAGTAGCAGCAACCATTATGAATATCGTTGTACTTACTTCTGTACTTTCCTGTGCGAATTCAGGATTATATGTTGGAAGCAGAATGTTATGGTCTATGGCACGTGAAAACAAAGCTCCGGCTTTTTTAGGCAAAGTAACAAAAAACAGAGTACCTGTTAACGCACTAGTATTTACAATTATTTTTGGACTTCTGGCATTGACTACTCAGCTTTGGGCAGCATCCACTGTATATGTTGCACTTTTTGCTGCTGTAGGGGTTTCAACACTAATTGGCTGGTTAGGAATTTCTATTTCACATATACGCTTTAGAAAATGGTATTTATTGAAGGGATATAAGCTGGAGGATTTAAAATATAAAGCTTTGTTTTATCCATTCGGCCCTATTATTTCGCTGGTTTTATGTATTATTGTTATTGTAGGGCAGGCATCTGATCCGACAGCTGCATTGTCGCTTATTTATGGCATTCCAGTTTTCATCATTCTCTATGTTTTTTACAAAGTTAAATATAAATCAAAGCTTGTTAATCTGGAAGAAGTGGATATTGATCATTTGAAACATAAAGAGTAA
- a CDS encoding helix-turn-helix domain-containing protein, whose product MKQNLFRENLRKFRENVNLTQKAFAEQLGINVTTYRNYENSNREPDFDTLLLICRKLNVSVDTMLGSTSSYSNDLIKLCKLYNTLDSRNQGALIERAEVLLELQDGRIKYSSLQSSKNSP is encoded by the coding sequence GTGAAACAGAATCTGTTTAGAGAAAATCTAAGGAAATTTAGAGAAAATGTAAATTTAACTCAAAAAGCCTTTGCAGAACAATTGGGAATTAATGTTACAACATACCGAAATTATGAAAACAGCAACAGAGAGCCTGATTTTGACACTTTGTTATTAATTTGCAGAAAGTTAAACGTTTCAGTTGATACAATGCTTGGAAGCACAAGTTCTTACAGTAACGATTTAATAAAGCTTTGTAAATTATATAACACTTTGGATTCCCGAAATCAGGGTGCTTTGATAGAAAGGGCCGAAGTGCTGCTTGAACTACAGGATGGCAGAATTAAATATTCTTCACTTCAGAGTTCCAAAAATAGCCCCTAA
- a CDS encoding ATP-binding protein has protein sequence MKKRIVVLIFVTLIFLTIYVNKFLELQYNVNIAEYIHYQSDYTAQERKILKNYSPLIYGGNINEPPLGIYYEKYNQYTGIVVDYINALSIELGVEIMSQPMIWDQALEELKSGKTNLCDMIPSQSRSRYYLFSNPLYTLRGIITVKNEDSTLLQIDDLKGKKVAVQSGDIILDPIRKINGVKIVETNNVEEALELLKHNKVDAVGGDEPVIRYYLNELSNVHDYRILESPLYESSCSLAVPKNQAELIPILNKAIFHMKEKGILNNIESKWAGPYTGFMNQDSEIQKQRLIITLIIFMAAVIGYLVYLWNRSLKVLVDSRTKELSFMKNELEITFNGIKDFMVIIGSQYVIKNVNESFLEYLKMSRGTVVDKPANQFPILKEFEEKHNNQIHRILNSDHQQLQTYNPQTKLELKYERRIFEFSIYPLPIETKTQSSVLVMISDITLSKIEAQKLIQSNKMETIGQLAAGVAHELKNPLGIIRNSIYILREDYDKKDRYKTMALDGIDHSVTRASNIIDNLLRYSKLTGENKEWVNLSHTIQIMLELNSKQIKEQHILVRVCCEQSKQIYMNRASLEHILLNLIKNALDAMPEKGELSIVCSEENDQVIIQIKDTGSGIDEGVLERIFDPFYTTKPLGEGTGLGLYIVYSELESLHGKIWVESEKNNGTTFNVSIPKEGWQIWQED, from the coding sequence ATGAAAAAAAGAATTGTTGTTCTTATCTTTGTAACTTTAATTTTTCTGACAATATACGTTAACAAGTTTTTGGAGCTTCAGTATAATGTGAACATAGCAGAATATATTCACTATCAATCAGACTATACTGCCCAGGAACGAAAAATTTTGAAAAATTATAGCCCGCTGATATATGGGGGTAATATTAATGAACCACCCCTGGGTATTTATTATGAAAAATACAATCAATATACAGGAATAGTGGTAGACTATATTAATGCTTTATCTATTGAACTGGGTGTTGAAATTATGTCACAACCTATGATATGGGATCAGGCTTTAGAAGAATTAAAATCTGGAAAAACCAATCTTTGTGATATGATTCCTTCCCAATCAAGAAGCCGATATTATTTGTTTTCTAATCCTCTGTATACTTTACGAGGAATTATTACAGTAAAAAATGAAGATTCAACTCTTCTTCAGATTGATGATTTAAAAGGAAAGAAAGTTGCTGTACAAAGTGGTGATATTATTCTTGACCCGATTAGGAAGATTAATGGAGTCAAAATTGTTGAGACGAATAATGTTGAGGAAGCATTAGAGCTTTTAAAACATAACAAAGTAGATGCAGTGGGAGGGGACGAACCTGTCATTCGTTACTATTTAAATGAATTATCAAATGTGCATGATTACAGAATTCTGGAAAGTCCTTTGTATGAAAGCTCATGCTCTCTTGCCGTACCTAAAAATCAGGCAGAGCTAATCCCAATTTTAAATAAAGCGATTTTTCATATGAAAGAAAAGGGAATTTTAAATAATATAGAAAGCAAATGGGCGGGCCCATACACTGGATTCATGAATCAAGACAGTGAAATCCAGAAACAGAGGCTTATCATAACTTTGATTATTTTTATGGCAGCCGTTATTGGTTATCTGGTTTATTTATGGAACAGAAGCTTGAAAGTTTTAGTGGATTCCAGAACAAAAGAACTGAGTTTCATGAAAAACGAACTGGAAATTACATTTAATGGTATTAAAGACTTTATGGTGATTATCGGAAGTCAATATGTGATTAAAAATGTTAATGAATCTTTTCTTGAGTATTTAAAAATGAGCAGAGGGACAGTAGTGGACAAGCCTGCTAATCAATTTCCCATTTTAAAAGAATTTGAAGAGAAACATAATAATCAGATTCACAGAATCTTAAATTCAGACCACCAGCAGCTACAGACATATAATCCTCAAACCAAGCTGGAATTGAAATATGAAAGGCGTATCTTTGAATTTTCTATTTATCCATTGCCTATTGAAACTAAAACTCAATCAAGTGTACTTGTGATGATTTCTGACATTACTCTTTCAAAAATAGAAGCACAGAAATTGATTCAATCAAATAAAATGGAGACAATCGGACAACTGGCAGCAGGAGTTGCCCATGAATTAAAGAATCCTCTTGGAATCATAAGAAATTCTATTTATATATTACGTGAAGATTATGACAAAAAAGATCGGTATAAAACGATGGCACTGGATGGTATTGATCATTCGGTTACCAGAGCCAGCAATATAATCGATAATTTATTGAGATATTCCAAATTAACTGGAGAAAATAAAGAATGGGTGAATCTCTCCCATACGATTCAGATAATGCTGGAATTAAACAGCAAACAAATCAAAGAGCAGCATATACTTGTAAGAGTATGCTGTGAACAATCTAAACAAATTTATATGAATCGCGCATCGCTGGAACATATTTTACTTAATCTGATTAAAAATGCGTTGGATGCCATGCCGGAAAAAGGAGAATTATCTATTGTCTGTTCGGAAGAAAATGACCAGGTGATTATCCAGATTAAAGATACGGGGTCTGGAATTGATGAAGGCGTTTTGGAACGAATATTTGATCCTTTCTATACGACAAAACCGTTAGGAGAAGGGACTGGCTTGGGATTGTACATCGTTTACTCAGAACTGGAAAGTCTGCATGGAAAAATATGGGTAGAAAGCGAAAAAAATAATGGCACAACATTTAATGTTAGTATACCGAAAGAGGGTTGGCAAATATGGCAGGAAGATTAA
- a CDS encoding MATE family efflux transporter, with protein sequence MQESKRLDLMQNATITKALIKLGVPTMIGMLMTAMNNVIDSYFVGQLGTNQLAAVSIVFPVSMAVTGLGLLFGSGGSSYLARLLGAKQYDKVKECASTTLITGITVSAIVVACQLIFFEPLMKMLGATDSIMPYVKEYGYIFILSLFLNIFNVIINNMITAEGASTFSMMAMLLGGICNAIADPVFIFGFHMGITGAALSTLSTRALTFLLYIYYLKNGKSMFCISIKNFHPSKKMYFEILKIGFPIMMFQFLSGAAIGLTNVSAKPFGEEMIAAMSIVSRIISLEVMAMFGFMKGYQAFVGYNFGAKKNARIQSATKTALIWSTVFCILMGILCITFSGPMIHMFNKDSSFVYEMGRKALFINSLSTMTLGLQVVYGSYFLAIGKAREGGILSLCRQGAFFIPLILILPHILGINGLLAVQPIADFLSVLVTLYFVIKNLKKANHLPVNESTCTAS encoded by the coding sequence ATGCAAGAGAGTAAAAGATTAGATCTTATGCAAAACGCAACGATAACAAAAGCATTAATAAAACTTGGAGTACCTACCATGATTGGTATGCTCATGACTGCAATGAATAATGTCATAGACAGCTATTTCGTGGGACAGTTGGGAACAAACCAACTGGCAGCGGTATCCATAGTATTCCCGGTATCAATGGCCGTAACCGGACTGGGGCTGCTGTTTGGCAGCGGTGGAAGCTCCTATCTGGCAAGACTTTTAGGTGCAAAACAATATGATAAAGTCAAAGAATGTGCCTCCACCACTTTAATTACAGGTATCACAGTATCCGCCATCGTAGTAGCCTGTCAGCTAATCTTCTTTGAGCCCCTCATGAAAATGCTAGGAGCGACAGACAGCATCATGCCATATGTAAAAGAATACGGATACATCTTTATCCTTAGTCTGTTTTTAAACATCTTCAATGTAATCATCAACAATATGATTACAGCAGAAGGAGCCAGTACCTTCAGCATGATGGCTATGTTGCTGGGTGGAATCTGCAACGCCATTGCGGATCCAGTTTTTATCTTTGGATTTCACATGGGAATTACGGGCGCTGCCCTATCTACCCTATCCACCAGAGCACTGACCTTTTTACTGTACATCTATTACCTGAAGAATGGAAAAAGTATGTTCTGTATATCCATAAAAAATTTCCATCCATCAAAAAAAATGTACTTTGAAATACTTAAGATTGGATTCCCTATTATGATGTTTCAGTTTTTATCAGGAGCAGCAATCGGACTGACTAATGTGTCAGCCAAGCCCTTTGGAGAAGAAATGATTGCAGCCATGAGTATCGTCAGCCGTATCATTTCTTTAGAAGTAATGGCAATGTTTGGATTTATGAAAGGATATCAGGCATTTGTAGGATACAATTTTGGTGCGAAAAAGAATGCAAGAATCCAGTCTGCTACAAAGACTGCTTTAATCTGGAGCACGGTCTTCTGCATACTGATGGGGATTTTGTGTATCACCTTTTCAGGTCCAATGATTCATATGTTTAACAAGGATTCTTCTTTTGTTTATGAAATGGGAAGAAAAGCCCTTTTCATTAACTCTCTGTCTACTATGACCCTGGGACTTCAGGTGGTATATGGATCCTACTTCCTGGCCATTGGAAAAGCCAGAGAAGGCGGCATACTCAGTCTTTGCAGGCAAGGCGCATTCTTTATACCACTGATTCTGATTTTGCCCCATATACTCGGGATTAATGGTTTGCTGGCAGTACAACCCATTGCAGATTTCCTGTCAGTGCTTGTCACTCTGTACTTTGTAATAAAAAATCTGAAAAAAGCAAATCATCTGCCAGTAAACGAGAGTACCTGCACTGCTTCCTAA
- a CDS encoding MarR family winged helix-turn-helix transcriptional regulator has translation MKDYRRLATLMERIAHKYNQVENRKRPYGADLILTRAEIHTIVAVGDNPGINVTNLAKHLGITKGGASQMIYKLVDKGLVIKKVSPESDTEVVLSLTDAGIGAYDMHTEYHKKADEMLFAQLKGLDDKTYDLLVKLMQEYEKSMDDLINQ, from the coding sequence ATGAAAGATTATAGAAGGCTTGCAACATTGATGGAGCGTATTGCCCACAAATACAATCAGGTAGAAAACCGCAAAAGGCCCTATGGTGCTGATTTGATTCTGACCAGAGCTGAAATCCACACTATAGTAGCCGTGGGAGACAATCCTGGTATCAATGTGACCAATCTGGCAAAACACCTTGGCATTACAAAAGGCGGAGCCTCCCAGATGATTTATAAGCTGGTTGATAAAGGCCTGGTTATTAAAAAAGTCTCTCCCGAATCAGATACGGAGGTCGTTCTTTCTTTGACTGATGCAGGTATTGGTGCATATGATATGCATACGGAATATCACAAAAAAGCCGATGAGATGCTGTTTGCCCAGTTGAAAGGCCTTGACGATAAAACTTATGATTTGTTAGTTAAACTGATGCAGGAATACGAAAAGTCAATGGATGATTTAATTAACCAATAA
- a CDS encoding C25 family cysteine peptidase, with protein sequence MKKIFKLRTLMFMLIFIMICTQCSFALGEDQNNSANEPGDNMKVSENSDLDGVNATVLESDDDHTIIKFDVGKFDKNAVDIDNSQYFNLDCKGTSFVEEEGFPELPRICRSITIPFSADAKVSVLTSEYTDYQECPVAPSKGSLTRDVNPEDVPYTFGDVYQREGWYPADELASLSDSFIMRDLKAVTVKVNAFQYEPSTKTLRVYDSVTVEVKNGNNSMKSNYSLDNAAPAHTTDAFEAAYQNLFINYNGNQNVRGIKAPSEKGDMLIISYDKFSSAMTPFIEWKNSKGINTTLIDISKVSSSNNPNEIKKFIKNYFNQHPNLVYVLLVGDYQQISSPKYSSGVSDPEYTKVAGNDNYPDIFVGRFSAESVADVETQVQRTIDFEKNGGNMADWYKTGIGIASAEGSNESDAEHIDNIRNKLLNSGYTQIDRIYDPNATASQVTKSLNQGRGIINYCGHGAQTYWVTTRFSNSDVAALQNQGQLPFIISVSCVSGKFQSGTCFAEAWLRSQDSSGNPVGAVGTYMSTVNQAWRPPMVGQDAIIDQICNKTKTSFGGLCYTGASKMLDNGTSSDIETFNTWTVFGDPSLQLIAN encoded by the coding sequence GTGAAAAAAATCTTTAAATTAAGAACTTTAATGTTTATGCTTATATTTATTATGATATGTACACAATGCAGTTTTGCCTTGGGAGAAGATCAAAACAACTCTGCAAATGAACCTGGTGACAATATGAAAGTAAGTGAAAATAGCGATTTGGACGGAGTAAATGCCACTGTTTTGGAATCTGATGATGATCATACCATAATAAAATTTGATGTGGGTAAGTTTGATAAAAATGCAGTGGATATAGATAATTCACAGTATTTTAATCTGGATTGCAAAGGGACAAGCTTTGTGGAAGAAGAAGGGTTCCCTGAACTGCCACGTATATGTCGCAGTATCACAATACCTTTCTCTGCAGATGCCAAAGTAAGTGTACTTACATCAGAATATACCGATTATCAGGAATGCCCTGTGGCACCATCTAAAGGAAGCCTTACACGTGATGTGAATCCTGAGGACGTTCCATATACATTCGGAGATGTTTACCAAAGAGAAGGATGGTATCCTGCGGACGAACTGGCTTCACTAAGTGATTCTTTCATTATGAGAGACCTGAAAGCGGTTACCGTCAAAGTCAATGCTTTCCAGTATGAACCTTCTACTAAAACATTGAGGGTTTATGATTCAGTGACTGTAGAAGTTAAAAATGGAAATAACAGTATGAAAAGCAATTATAGCTTAGATAATGCTGCTCCAGCTCATACCACTGATGCATTTGAAGCAGCATATCAAAACCTTTTTATAAATTATAATGGCAATCAGAATGTAAGAGGTATAAAAGCTCCGTCTGAAAAGGGCGATATGCTCATCATATCATATGACAAGTTCAGCAGTGCTATGACTCCTTTTATAGAGTGGAAGAATTCAAAAGGTATCAACACTACACTGATAGACATATCAAAGGTTTCATCTAGTAATAATCCGAATGAAATCAAAAAATTCATAAAGAATTACTTTAACCAGCATCCAAATTTGGTGTATGTACTTCTGGTTGGTGACTATCAACAGATATCATCACCAAAGTATTCCAGTGGAGTTTCAGATCCTGAATATACTAAAGTAGCAGGAAATGATAATTATCCGGATATCTTCGTAGGACGTTTTTCTGCTGAAAGTGTTGCAGATGTAGAGACTCAGGTACAGCGAACCATTGATTTTGAGAAAAATGGGGGTAATATGGCAGATTGGTATAAGACCGGTATAGGCATTGCGTCTGCTGAAGGAAGTAATGAATCTGATGCAGAGCATATAGATAATATTCGCAACAAGCTTTTAAATTCCGGATATACACAGATCGACAGAATATATGATCCGAATGCAACTGCTTCACAAGTTACAAAGAGCCTGAACCAGGGCCGAGGTATTATAAATTACTGTGGTCATGGTGCACAGACTTATTGGGTTACTACACGTTTCAGCAACAGTGATGTTGCAGCACTTCAGAATCAGGGTCAACTGCCATTTATAATAAGTGTATCCTGTGTCAGCGGAAAGTTCCAGTCAGGAACATGCTTTGCAGAAGCATGGCTGCGTTCTCAGGATAGCAGCGGAAATCCTGTAGGGGCAGTTGGCACTTATATGTCTACTGTAAACCAGGCTTGGAGACCTCCAATGGTAGGGCAGGATGCTATTATTGACCAGATTTGCAATAAAACAAAAACCTCTTTTGGAGGTCTGTGCTACACAGGTGCAAGTAAAATGTTGGATAATGGAACTTCCAGTGATATAGAGACTTTCAATACCTGGACTGTTTTCGGAGATCCATCTCTGCAACTGATAGCAAATTAG